CCGTATACAGTGTGTGCCTGTTCTCTACCCGGGCACGGATCAGATACGTTCCTTCCGGCAGCTCTGTTTTGACAGAACGGTCACATGTTTTTGTGAGAATCTGTCCGCCATATGAGATAGTCATGGTTACGGGATCGCACGGCTTGAAATCTACCGGCAGCGGATCACTCAGTTGATAGGACCACTGGGAGCTGTATCCATGATTTACTGCAACAAAAGGTGTGGATGGTGTTTCGGTTTCGGAGCTTTTATGCTGATAAATTCGTGTTGTCCCATAGGGAGGCGCATGTACTAAACCAACCAGTGAATATCGCTCTTCGGGAAAAATAAATAGAAAATTCTGCATGAGCGGAGGGGCATTTCTTACTTCAAAAATCAAGATATCTTTTAGAAGGCTGGTTCCTATGAGCAGAAAGTCTGGCACCAATTCCTTTAATTTTTCCCGATCTATACCTTGAGTCATGGTGGTGGCATTATGAAATTCAACAACATTGACCCGCTTGCCGGAGTCCAGACCAAAAACCATCTCACCCCATGCTGTGGCGCCGTCAGGCAGCAGTCTGAGGGTTTGATCCGCATAGTCGTCAAAGGCAACCCACTCCTGTGCTTTTAATGCCCATGATGATGGTTTTGCCATGACATTTTGAATGCGGTTCAGAACGAGTAGTGAAACGATGATAATCGCTGCAATTTCTACAAAATACCATTTTTGGGGGTAATAAATTGATCCAAGCGCTCCGGCTGCGGCGAATAGTGAGGCGAAAGTCCAGGCCGCAAGTGTATGGGATAAAATAGTATATCCGAGATGAAAGTTACTGTAGAAACCCAAGCTGAAAAGGTAACTCAGTCCAAAAGCCGTCGGTGGCAGGACAAGCGCCAGAATAGAGGTTCTTTTCTCGTTCCCCATCCGGAAGGATAGTATGACCAGTATGGTCGAAACAAGGTAAATAAGCATGACAGAATAAAAATAAGAATTCAGTCCTCCCCACGTCCATATAATATGGCTTTCCAGGATTTCCCCATACGACATCTCTTTTTGGACGAAAGAACTATATGCAGAGAAAAAGCTTAAAAGATCCTTGATTCTGAATTCAATAGCAATGAAATACACAAGAGTACTGATTATTCCGCCCAATATCAGACCTGAAAAACACGTGAATACGATCTTTTTTGACCGTTCGGTCCATCCTTCTGTTTTTATGGTATTAAAAACCCATATACCAAACACTAATCCAAGAGCTGGTATCAACCCAAATGAAATCTGGTGTGTTGTAAACGCTCCAATTGTTGAAAAAGCGGCTCCCATCCATGCTTTCCATGAATTGACGGTAAAACCATAGTAGCTGAAAAGAAATGTCAAACCACAAAAAACGGAAATCATGATATCAGGTCTTACCATGGGCCAGTGACGTAGGGTAAAAATTACCGAAAGAACAACGGCAAGAATACCACCGGCGGCAATCGAGGATTTCCTGAAGACCCAAAAAGACATACCGACAATTGATATAAGTCCGAGGGGATGGAGAAATCTCATTATAGTAATTGAATTGCCAAACAGCCAGCACAGAAAAGCACCTATATAAAAATAAAAGGGACCGTAATTGTAAAACCCCCACGTTCTGATAGTGTAAACAGGCGCCATTATTGGTGTAGTGAGCTCTCCATAACGGCCATGAGTAACAAGGGCAAAAGAAACATTCGCAATAGTATCATCTATTGTAACATATGGGGCATTTCGTGTATATCCGAAAAACTGATGTATATGAATGGCTGCGAGAATAATGCAGAGAATGATGAGTATACTTTTAAAAACAGTTTTCATATACCGTACCTCTTATAAAAATATGGCAGATATGTCAATAATATTTTTAACCAAAATAAATAAACTACCCCGGAGTAGAACTCGAGGAATTCTTTTGAATAAAAAGACAGTGCATTAATTAAATGTCTGTATTATATTGTAGTTCTACACAAATATCCTCAAAACCAACCCCTAAAAACAAAGAGGCACTGCCATGGAAGAAAATAAACAACTTTCGCTTCAGTTTGCAAGCAATTCCGGAAAGAAAGTTACGGCTGATTTCATTGGTGGAGACGTCACATCTGAAAGTGAAGTACTGGCTATGAGATAGATAGCCTAAAAAACAGGAATAATAGAACGGCTTACACGAGCAATACATCAGGAGATTCTGATATATTTCCGGCAGTGAGGTACTTTATTT
The bacterium DNA segment above includes these coding regions:
- a CDS encoding transposase — protein: MEENKQLSLQFASNSGKKVTADFIGGDVTSESEVLAMR